A stretch of the Fusarium musae strain F31 chromosome 2, whole genome shotgun sequence genome encodes the following:
- a CDS encoding hypothetical protein (BUSCO:EOG09264I6B): MNVTVVGRPVGCLKSALRRARFLRTFERRVSSAAVEPVPKSIPSAFSAEQRADLAKVSKFHIYPRVPSIRTTHPDPMPALLQKQLAKLDPTGARTRLFSREHADSAKVGDVLMVTTKGGEPFAGAFLQIRRRGQDTAIQLRGQMMKVGVEMWFKIYSPTVTGIDIIWRRPKRARRARLTYMRKPKHDMGSVDQMVFAWKKERYTLRSRATQSGKPSGRQHAKILGQKKK; encoded by the exons ATGAACGTCACCGTCGTGGGACGGCCAGTTGGCTGTCTCAAATCTGCTCTTAGACGGGCAAGATTCCTGAGGACTTTCGAAAGGAGGGTTTCTTCAGCAGCCGTTGAGCCTGTGCCCAAGTCGATACCGAGCGCCTTCAGCGCTGAACAAC GGGCGGATCTCGCCAAGGTTAGCAAATTTCATATCTACCCTCGAGTCCCGAGTATTCGTACCACCCACCCCGATCCTATGCCTGCCCTTCTGCAAAAGCAACTCGCGAAACTCGATCCGACTGGCGCACGCACACGATTGTTCTCAAGAGAGCACGCCGACAGCGCTAAGGTTGGCGACGTTCTGATGGTGACGACAAAGGGTGGGGAGCCCTTTGCCGGCGCTTTTTTACAAATTCGACGCCGAGGCCAGGATACAGCGATCCAATTGCGTGgacagatgatgaaggtTGGTGTGGAGATGTGGTTCAAGATCTACAGCCCGACTGTGACGGGTATTGATATTATCTGGCGACGGCCCAAGAGGGCACGACGAGCACGCCTCACGTACATGCGGAAGCCCAAGCACGACATGGGTAGTGTGGATCAAATGGTGTTTgcatggaagaaggagagaTATACTCTACGGTCACGAGCAACTCAGTCTGGAAAACCTTCTGGAAGACAGCATGCCAAGATTCTTggacagaagaagaaatag